The Gadus morhua chromosome 10, gadMor3.0, whole genome shotgun sequence genome segment TAATGTACCACACCAGAGAGAGAACTATGCGTACGCAATTTAATAAACCATGTTATGAATCTTCTCCGCCTGTGACTGCTTCCTATCAGATGGCCCAACCGTTGGCCATCTGAAACGTTTGGGGAGACACGGACGAGTTCAGGGGCAaatctgttctgtgtgttcagCTGTGTTGGAAGCTTGGAAACAGTGCGGATTGTGTCTGGTCTGATTCATCATGCAAATTCTGAGAGGGTTGGCGGGAGATGATTTTAGCCATCGGATATTCCGATTGGTTTTGTGCTGCTAGGAGAACGAATCAGCGGGTTTGTGGGAGGAGCGGAAGTGACGATGGTAAACAAACCACTTAAACAGAGATGGCACAGAGCTACAGACTACAATACATTGTTGCCCTGCATTTTTTGGATATTTCTACATATTTCTGGAAGCCATGGCTGCGTGGACAAAATAGAGGAGCATGTCatagtgtgtgtgctttgtttttCTAATCTGATATTCTATGGTCTGCACTCCGTTCCgtcatttccttttctttttttttttgcatcccGCGCAAGCGCAGAACTTACAGGCTACTGAGTCGTTGGCAGCAGTCACCAGGGAGTTCCAACCACCAACGGGGAGGTTGGATAAAGGCAGTTGGCCGTTGGTTTGATTCGGGGTGTGTGCGCGCCGATCTAATTACATACACAACATATTGGCGACGAAGAATTACTTTTCTTGGGATTCCACAACCTCCTGCTTTCCTCGACACTCCTGGTGAGCCGACAATGTTATATACATCGTGGATAAAGATGTTTGAAAATTATCTAGTGGCAATCATTGCGGACGAGGAGAAAACGCGCACTATTGCGggtcttaaaggtgacatattataacacaaggtgtgagtgtgattagccgttacaagccgttttgaaagtcTTCCTCTTCAgtcatcacaagtgggtgtgtcaatctagatgtatgacggatagatgagcaacgtttgctacagagCACTGGGTCTATCCAGCacgcatctaggtggacacgcccacttgtgatgtcagaagaggcctattttcaaaacgccttgtatcggccgatcaaactcacacctggtggtataatattaCCTTGTTACCTTAAGATAAAGATATGGTTAAGGGACCCATTACAGActctccttgcgtccaccgcaagggcctgacccCTAAAAACTGTAACCCTGCGTTGAGGTGACGGGCTGTGATTGTTCCGCAAACTACATCATTTCCGGCAACCCACTTTTCCGGTTCTTATGGTGTGTTtgagatgcatcgtacaccaccCGCGGAAGTTACTCTTGTGACATAATTTCCTGACTTGTAGCACTTCGTAGCAATccgtgtgtctatgtgggtATCCCTACGAAACccctcaaaaacaaacaacaaaactttacattgtgTTGCACGCACCGCAAGACCGCgaaatgcataaattggtgaccggattgaagcagcaatgtaatcaagtatCGAAGAGCATTCaaaattaaacattaaacaacattaaaacgaccgacgtggtacaaatacaaagaaaatacatctcattaCGGGCACAGCCATCTTTGTTGGTCGTGGAGTACGGTTAACCTTGCTAAACACGGTGGACTCTCAGGAGCCCGAGTGGATACGAccgaaagggggcgtgcctgGTGAAATGTCGCAAGACAGCTTGGAGATTTGCCACCTTGCAACTCGTGCGGGGGGCGTACAATGCATCTCAAACACATCATTAGACCCCACTGCTGCTTCACTGTTTGGGCACTGAGGGCCAGTGAATTTTTCTTACACTTCCTGACACCGGTAGGACTTACAAGTCTGCATACAATGCTTTACAAGCCTTTTTTTGTTCCAGGGGTTAAGGGAGAATCCTCCTCACGTGTAATGGCCAAGTGGACCGAAGAAATGGAGGAGCAGCTGATTGCACTGGTGGAAGAGAGACCACCGTTGTACAACATCACGCTACAGGGCTATTCCAAACGGAATAGGAAGGATCAACTGTGGCGTGAGATCGAAAGCGAGCTCCATCTATCAGGTAATATCTCCTACTTTTGCAGAACATGCAATCAATGTATTAGCACGACAATGCATGGAAAACAAGACCTGAAAATAGTCAAACGATCGCTTAATGTTGTCCGCCTTGGTCGAAAATCTTTGTAATCAGTGCTCTGTACACAGAATACGAGTGTTTGTTGTTGGTATTCAGTTTGATTTTGCTAGTCGGCCAGCTTGCAAAAAGGGACATATCATTGAACTGTCTTTGGTGCCTTTCAGGCAAAGAAGTTCGTAGGAAATGGGATAACCTCCGTACGACCTACAATCGCTTTAAAAAAACGGGCCCGAGGACGACGAGACAACATTGGACCCTCGATCGGATGCAGTTTATTGAGCCACACACCAAGAGGAAGGAGAACACCTCCAACCTCAATCGCAGGGTGATAAAATGTATAATCTCTGCCTTTACTAAAATATGGTTGTCTATAAAATAACGTGTGCTCCTTTTTTGTAAATGGCAAGCATGCCCCGTTATGAATAGGAGGATaccattaaattaaattacattttatttgtatagtccttaatcaccattactgtctcaaagggcttaacaggccaaatatgtatgacacccccctgaccctagctcccaaaagggcaagaaaaaactcccttaatctGCAACGAAGAAATCTTGAGGAAGAATGCAGattgggggatccctccttccagggacggTCAGTGTGCGGCACAACGCAGTGGGTAACATAATCCACCCTTGCTCTTTTGTTTAGGAATTGTGTGAGGCTGGGGCGCCTGAGGGGGCGAGCATGGTGACCGATTCCTCTCTGGAGGGCAATGGCAGCACACTACCAGAGGAGACCGATTTGGACATCCCGCTGGCTGGCTCCCCGATTGCAGAGTCGGCCATCTGTGCTTTTCTTGGAAATTCACAACCTGCTGCTTTACTGGACACTCGTGGTGAGCCGACAATGTTATATACATCGTGGATAAAGATGTTTGAAAATCTTTTCTTGGCACTCACTGCTGAGCAGCGCTGCTCTCTTTTTATTGATTTCGGACAAATAAAGGCTCGGAAAGATTCGATAATGCTTGAATAATGGCAGCCAACTGTTTAGGAAATTAGAACTGTGGATTTACAAATCATGGCCCAAATAACAAGAATAAAAGTTATAgcacaaattaaataaaaggcTTTACTAATTTCCGTTTATAATAACTCATAATACCTGACACATGGGAACTCCAAGGCTTTAACATTTTTTAATTGCTTTCTATGTTATTCACTTTGGCAGATAGATATTAAAGTTGACAACAGTCAGTATGTTTCCTGATACCTTCGTTTTGCACGCAAACAGATTTTATTGTCCAGGCCTTGAAAATGCCTCCGAAAGGTCTCTGACTTTTAGCAAGACCTGATTACTGCTCCGTTGTTTTGGCACGGATGGCCAGCGAATGTTTCTTACACTTCCTCACACCAGTACGACTTACAAGTCTGCATGTGAAGCTTTACAAGCCTTTTTTTGTTCTGAGAGATAAGGGAGAGTCCTCCTCACGTATAATGTTCAAGTGGACCGAAGAAATGGAGGAGCAACTGATTGCTCTGGTGGAAGACAGACCACCGTTGTACAACATCACGCTACAGGGCTATTCCAACCGGAATAGGAAGGATCAACTTTGGCGTGAGATCGAGAGCAAGCTCCATCTATCAGGTAATATCTCCTACTTTTGCACAACATGCAATCAATGATATAGCACGACAATGCATGAAAAACAAGACGAATCGAAAATAGTCAATGCAAGAGCGTTACATGTTGTCCGCCTTGGTCGAAACCCGAAATGACTGGCAAGGCTTGTTTGTCCACGTATCATATTCGACATTGGTATTCAGTTTGATGTCGCCAGTCTACTTGCTTGACTAGCGTAAATCTGACATGCAAAAAGGGATCATTGAACCGTCTTTGGTGCCCTTCAGGGAAAGAAGTGCGGAGGAAATGGGACAACCTCCGTACGACCTACAATCGCTTTAAAAAAGCGGCTCCTTTGGGAAGCTCAGGGGCCCCGAGGACAACGAGACAACATTGGACCCTCAATCGGATGCAGTTCATTGAGCCACACACCAAGAGGAAGGAGAGCACGTCCAACCTTCCTCGCAAGGTGATAGAATTGATCATCGCTGCCCTTTTCTCAAATATGGTCTTGAAAATAATGTGTGCTGTACTCTTCTTTGTAAATGGCAAGCATGCCCTGTTATAAAATAGGAGGGGACCATGGTATTAAATCCATCCTTGTTCTTTATTTTAGGAATTGTGTGACGCGGGGGCGCCTGAGGGGGCGAGCATGGTGACCGATTCCTCTTCGGAGGGCAATGGCAGCACACTACCAGAGGAGCCGGAGGTGGACATCCCGCTGGCTGGCTCCCCGAACATCTGTGAGGGTACACTCCCTGGGGTTTTGGAGTGCAGTTTGACCTCCGGAGGTACTGACCAACGCCAGCGTCAGCCCGCAAAGCGGAAAAAGAAGCGTGGGGATCGGGCCGTGAATGAGGAGGTGGTGCTCATGCAGACCATCGGCAAAACCCTGGAAAGGATGGCAACAGGAGCACCACGGCAAGAGGAGCACAACGACTACATTTCGGTGTGCTGCAAGCGGATTGAACACCGGCTGCGAATGCTCCCGCAGCATCAGCTCGCACAGTTTGAGTATGAGATGGACTGCCTGCTCTACAGGTTTTCCCAGAACCAGATCCAGGAAACTGACTGAAAGGACCTTACTCCTCTGGCAACGGACTGAAAGGACATAAGTCCTCtatgatatttatatttgtgcCTTTTCCCTTTTTACTGCTCTGGAATACGGTACACCACTttagataaaaaaattaaataaattataagcTGTTTTCTTCCTGTctccttttttctatttttgaACATAGGCTATATGCAGGGGTGTTGTGGTAAAATAAGATGTGGGTAATGTATGAGGATGGCAGATATTGAATCCCGATAGTTGGTATTTTTACGCTGAATAATTGTGATTTATTCCTCCAACATCTGGAACTTCATCGCCAGTTCCCGACACAGAAACTGATAAGCTCCTTTTGCCTGCCGCTGTGGGATCCACGACTTCACCCACGACTAAGTATTGTATTCCACAAACTTCTTTGGTCAAACGAATAATGAGATAATTACGTgcactttgttttctaatcAGATCATCTGCATTACCTTtgccatttcctgttttcatgttGTGGGTAAGTTTGTTGCAGAACAGGAGCCACACACAACGTGCAAGATGTTGCTGTGCATAATCTTACAGTCCTTAGCATTGCTCCCCCTTCAAATGTGTCACAGACCCGACGTCTTACCTGTACTGTGTCTCTTCACATAAAAGATGGTCAGACGTTTACCAGAGATCTGCTTGTAGATACTGGTTCAGCAGTCTCCATACTTCCAGAGCACATTTGCCAGAGCACATTATGTGCCTCTTACAAAGCCTACAGTTAGATTAGCGATGTACATGAAGAAACCTATTACTGTCCTAGGGTATACAAACCACACCTCCTGACTGCCGCTTTGCAATTACTCTTGTTGACTACTATCGATGGCCTGAGATTGCCTTCTGCTCAGCTGTAACCAGGGGCAATTCTAGGTTCTGACTTGGATGGAAATGGGTGTGAACTATAATAATCAATTTGAGGTATATTCAATTTTCTTTGGGTaattttcattaaaaaatgaccatatttctcacttttttttgtattgaaaCAGATTGTGTTTttggccctcagctgataaagtactgccagtgtttttctttAACTGAAAATTGGCACCCAATGTCAACTTGTTCTGCTCCTTGctccttatcatgcttatcatgctacgcacCATTAGGCCTACAGCctctgccgactaaaacatgaagcaattcaagaagaggcatagatataatcgccttgtggtcagcatccatcctctcattgcttgtgtaaaaataacccgtagaatattagatttgaggacgaaacgatagggtgggctaaggcaagttttgggtgggcttgagcccacccaaaaaAGGTCTAGCTTCGTCACTGGCTGTTACTGTTATGACTGTGAAGACCTTTTTTGCCACTGTGTTGAGTAGGGAAGGAAATCCACTTGAACTAATAACTGGGCAAACCCTCAGTTTATTTCAGCTAAGTTTAAATCCATCCTTGCTGAAAGAGATATAAATCATTGACACAGCTCTTTGTATTACCCACTAGCAAATGGGGTTATAGAACGCTTCAACAGAGTATTCAAAGACTGTTTACAGACCGAGTTTTTGCACACATACGGAGCCACGACCTCAGTATCTCCTGCCAAGCTACTGCATGGTAGACTGCTCAATACAAAGCTGCACAAATCAGAGGCCTCCACTCTTACAAGAGAGGAATATGTGGTGTAGAATGCATTAGTGCGTTCAACTCACCCTGTTCATGAGAAGAGAGGAGTTGTGTCTCGATATCATCACTTGACTAAGACTTGGGTATTTACCATCATGCCTCATCATGCAGTAAGGGTGGGGGCCCTGAGGGAGGCTggtacataaacagacacacgcacacacacacgcacgcacgcacgcacgcacgcacgcacgcacgcacgcacgcacgcacgcacgcacgcacgcacgcacgcacacacacacacacacacatacaaatgggTACTCGGCCAGTGtagatgtatatataaatgattATATCTTtagggtgtgaatgtgttttttgtgtgtttcgcCATTAAGCAAGTGCATTAGGGCAAGTGCCTAAATGCGGGATTTTAAATAGTCTAAGAATCAATAAATTATTAAATCTCTATAGAGAATTAACCCAGTAGCAATTTCTTATAGGAAATTTATTTTCTTGTCAATTTTGGCCATCGTTGCTGCATTGCTAGACACACTCAAAGAGGATAAGATCAGAATTTGATATGATGAGTGACAGGAGCCTGAGGGTTTGGTGGATTTTAAAATAAGGAATGACTGTATGCGTCAGACATCTTGAATGTGCAGGAGTAAACCAACCGGGGAGGGAGTATTACGTTGTTGAGGTAGAAGTCATAGTGAATCACCATTAAGTAGCATGCCTCGCTTAGATTTTTTCACAATGACAGATTGTCATTTTCATTTGTTGGATGGCAAAGAGGTTGAGGGCGAGTTATATACTTTGATTCATCAAAAGCTATTATTTCTGCACCGTTTGTGgttaattgtgtgtgcgtgtgtgtgtgtgtgtgtgtgtgtgtgtgtgtgtgtgtgtgtgtgtgtgtgtgtgtgtgtgtgtgtgtgtttgtctgtctgacaTCTGGTATTTTATTgcaatattattttaattaaactAAAGTTAATATAAAAAGAGATGAAGTAAAGCCACATTAGTAAGTAAATACATTTATGTTAACAggacaaatatataataataataataataataataataataataataataataataataataattataattatatattgcAGTACTGGCCATATCCAGTTGGCGGTGCCATGGAGCTGAAAACGATCCAAAAAGTTTTGGTTTGAGCCATATTTTTGCTTGTGAGTGAAAATGATTAGCCAACTGCAACTATCAGAGCTGATCGTGCGCCTGTAAtctaaacagagaggcgtggcgggTTTGCGTTACCATGACAACTGTTTTTCAAAATcatttcagtgtggaacgtggatgAAAAACATTCCATAAAcgatatgaaaacgatagtgtggacgGAGATCGTTCTCATTGCGAATGTGCGTTTTTatatttacccgggttagtgtggagaGGCTCTAAGAATATCATTACTTCCCCATTATGAGCAACACTCGTTTTATTGTGAGCACTAAATAAATCCGGGCAGAGTAAGGTAACGTTCAAATAATATCACACTTTTAAGGCGGCCATATTAAGAATTGTCAATATAATCACATGGTCACAGTGGGTTACAGAATCTAGAATTTAAGGAAGCGaaaatgatgataatgatagCTGCTCCAAAAATGTTTGATTAAATAAATCCAATATTACCCACTGATTCTATACTATAATAACAATCTTATAGCAGTCTTTAAATAATAacggtaggcctactctttatttttcaaataaccAAACCGGAGATCAGTAAACAATGATAACCACTAACCAGTATTAACCAACCCCGAGATCAATAGTAACCAGACAAATATATAAGTAACCATTAGTAACCAACCAGGATAGCAAAAATGAATAGTTACCAACCAGGATAGCATTAACAAGTAGTAGCCTAATCTACCAGAACTGCAGAAACCAGTAGTAACCAACCAGGACAGCAGTACTCAATAATAACCACAAACAAGGAGTTACCAACCAGTATAGAGGTAAACAATAGCAACCCGAAGTAACCAACCAGGACAGCGGTAACCAATAGCAAACAGTAACCAACAAGGATGGCAATAAACAATGATAACCATTACTAACCCCTAGTAACCAACCAAGGATAGCAGTAACCAAAATTAACCAGGGggaccagtctgtctgtctcgccccccctccagcctgTCTCTCATCAGGGCATGCTCATGCACCCATGACTGCTCATGCAGCACCTCATCAGTGCTGTTGGGTAAACAGGGgaactccccccaccccctccccccctccctcccccgtcacCGGCCCCTCCAGGCgcaggagcagcagctgaactgCCCCCCTCCGCTGCAGGCGGGTTAGTGTGGTTGAAGAGGACCGGCGCTGGACGTCGACGTCCAAGGGGCAAGGGCTCGGGTTCGAGCGGCATTGGAAGGACGAGGGAGAGGAGaccggggtgggggaggaggagggagagagaggagagagaaagagagggagggatgaagggtgggagagagatcACGTGGAGGGGGgccgaacaaggaagtggagTTGTTGTGAGTCGTGAGGAAAAGTAAAGTAGCGCGTGAGAAAGTCATCCGTCTCCAATCCTGCTGTTGATTCTCATGGAGAGTGATCCACCACCGCATACCGAACCCTCACGTtacagagggatagagagggaggggtggagggtgggagggagagagagagagagagaggaagaggtttagtgtgggagagagagagagggagggatggagggtgggagagagaaagagaggaaggggtttagtgtgggagagagagagagagagagagagagaggaaggggtttagtgtgggagagagagagagagaggaaggggtttagtgtgggagagagagagagagagagaggaaggggtttagtgtgggagagagagagagggaggga includes the following:
- the LOC115552650 gene encoding uncharacterized protein LOC115552650; this translates as MAKWTEEMEEQLIALVEERPPLYNITLQGYSKRNRKDQLWREIESELHLSGKEVRRKWDNLRTTYNRFKKTGPRTTRQHWTLDRMQFIEPHTKRKENTSNLNRRELCEAGAPEGASMVTDSSLEGNGSTLPEETDLDIPLAGSPIAESAICAFLGNSQPAALLDTRDKGESSSRIMFKWTEEMEEQLIALVEDRPPLYNITLQGYSNRNRKDQLWREIESKLHLSGKEVRRKWDNLRTTYNRFKKAAPLGSSGAPRTTRQHWTLNRMQFIEPHTKRKESTSNLPRKELCDAGAPEGASMVTDSSSEGNGSTLPEEPEVDIPLAGSPNICEGTLPGVLECSLTSGGTDQRQRQPAKRKKKRGDRAVNEEVVLMQTIGKTLERMATGAPRQEEHNDYISVCCKRIEHRLRMLPQHQLAQFEYEMDCLLYRFSQNQIQETD